Below is a genomic region from Streptomyces ferrugineus.
ACCCGACGGCGACACGTAGTGGTATTCACGAAATGCGTTTCTGGTTCTTGGATAGGGGGAATATGTCGATATGTGCTTCGGACCGGAGGCACATCCGTGAGAACCCGAGCACCTGCTGAGGGAGGTGCACACGGATGTGTGCCACCGCAGCCAGAACGAAGCAGCACCCGCATGACGACGCCCCCGACACCGCCGAGGCCTTCGACCGGATCGCCGCACTGCCCGAGGGGGCCGAACGCAAGGCACTCAGGGACGAACTGGTTCAGGCCTGGTTGCCCATGGCCGAGCGGATCGCCGTACGGTTCAAGGGCCGTGGCGAGTCCCTCGAGGACCTGTACCAGGTGGCCGCCCTGGGGCTGGTGAAGGCCGTCGACCACTACGACCCGGCCCGCGGCCACGCCTTCGAGGCGTACGCGGTGCCCACCATCACCGGCGAGATCAAGCGGCACTTCCGTGACCACATGTGGACCCTGCATGTGCCGCGCCGGGTCCAGGACCTGCGCAATCGCGTGCGCAACTCCGCCAAGGAGCTGTCGCAGCGCACCCCGGGCCGCACACCCACGGTCGCCGAGATAGCCGAGCACGCGCAGCTCAGCGAGAGCGAGGTGCGCACCGGGATGGAAGCGCTGGAGTGCTTCTCCGCGCTGTCGCTGGAGGCGGAGATGCCCGGCACGGACGGCTACGCGCTGGGGGACGCGATCGGCGATCCGGACCCGGCGTACGAGGTCGTCGTCGACCGCGTGTCCGTCAGACCGTGTCTGCAACGGCTCCCGGAACGCGAGCGCACGATCCTGTACCTCCGCTTCTTCGGCGGGATGACACAGAGCCGCATCGCGCTGCAACTCGGGATCTCGCAGATGCATGTCTCGCGGCTGCTGAGCGGCTGCTTCGCCCAGCTTCGGGAGGAACTGCTGGCCGAGGTGCGCTGAGTCGGGCGGCCCGCGTACGGCCTGCCCGTGCCGTCACTCCTGGGGGGACTCCGGGATCTGCGTCGGGCCGTGGCGTTCGAGGGCCTCTTCGAGTTCGACGCGGATCTCCGGCGGCATCCTGCCGCCGCGGCCCCAGGTGATGATCAGCTCCGCGACCCGGCGCAGCTTGATGTTCGTGTGCTGGGAGACGTCCTTCAGGACCGCCCATCCCGCGTCCGGGGCCACCCTGCCCAGCGCCACGACCATGCCGATCGCCTGGTCCACGACGGCGTGCGAGGCCACCGCCTCCTTGAGCTGGTCGACCTCTTCCTCCAGCTCGAGAATCCGGTCGGTCTCGTCAGGACGGTCGTTCGGTACCGATGCCACGCCTCCATCCTCGCCTCTTGACCGGTCGGGTGCCAGTGAAACGCGAGGACCGAGATCGGCCGTTTCGGCGCAACGGCGGGGGTACTCGACAGGCCCCTGAGCGAATCCGGCTGGACACTGGGAGCAGACCGGTGGCCCGCCGGCCGGGCGAGACCAGGACGCGACTGCCATGAACGATGCGAGAACCACCAGGGGCACGGCCGACGTCGTGTCCACACACTCCGTCTTCGGCGCACCTTGCTGGGTGAGCCTGACCAGCCGGGACCTGGAAGCCACCCAGGAGTTCTACACGGCCGTCCTGGGCTGGCGCTGGAGGCCGGCCAAGCTCGGGGACCCCTTCCGGATCGCGCTGGCGCAGAGAGTGCCGGTGGCCGGCATCGCCGCGGTCGCCTCGATGTGGCAGATGGCCGTGGCCTGGACGCCCTACTTCGCCGTGCCCAGTGCGGACGAGGCCGTGGCCCGGGTGCAGGAACGCGGCGGCACCGCGGCCGTCGGGCCGCTCTCCCTGCCGCCGGGACGGGCGGCGCTGCTCGCCGACCGGGACGGGGCGACGTTCGGCATCTGGGAGGGGGAGCTCATCTCCAACTGGGAGACCTGGCGTCGCGCCGCGCCGACGTTCATCCGGCTGCACACCCGGGACGCGTTCGACGCCGCCATGTTCTACGGCGAGGTCTTCGACTGGGCGTCGGAGCGGCCCGGCTGCTGCGAGGTCCACTACGAGGGCGGCGAGGTCGTGCTGCGCAGTGGGGGCGACGTCGTGGCGCGGATCGAGTCGGGGGCGCTGGGGGCCGCGCCGGATCCCACGATTCGACCGCACTGGCAGGTGCACTTCGCCGTCGCGGACGTGGCGGAGTGTGCGCGCGCCGCGGAGCTGCACGGGGGAAGCGTGCTGTCCAAGGTCAGCGAGGAAGCGGTGCTGCGGGATCCGGACGGGGCGCAGTTCACCGTGACCTCGCGGCGCGAGCGGTAGGTTGCCCCGAGCCCCTTTCAGGATGTCGCGCGCGGCGGTCTCGACAGCAGCACCAGGCTGCGGCGTTCGATGAGGAGAGCGGCGGCCGCCTTGTGTTCCTGCTCGTCCGGCGGGCCCTGCTGTTCGGACGTGTCGATCAGGGTCGTCCAGCGTTCGCCGTAGGTGCTGTCCGGGAGCTGGAACTCCACCGGCTCCCAGTAGGCGTTGAGCAGGAGGAGGAAGGAGTCGTCGACCACGGGGCGGCCGCACGGGTCGGGTTGGGCGATGGCCTCGCCGTTGAGGAAGGCGGCCACCGAGTGGGCCTCGGCGCGGTGCCAGTCGTCGGGGGTCATCTCGCGTCCGTCGGGCAGGAACCAGACCAGGTCGGGCAGCGGCTGGTCGGGGTGGGTCGGGGTCTCGCCCTGGAAGAAGCGGCGGCGGCGCAGGACGGGGTGGGCGGCGCGCAGGGCGATGACGTAGCGGGTGAAGTCGGCCAGAGCCCGCTGGTCGTCGGTGAGCCGCCAGTCGACCCAGGAGACCTCGTTGTCCTGGCAGTAGGCGTTGTTGTTGCCGCGCTGGGTGCGGCCGAGTTCGTCGCCGTGGCCGAGCATCGGGATGCCCTGTGACAGCAGCAGCGTGGCGAGGAAGTTGCGCTGCTGACGGGCGCGCAGCGCGAGCACGGCCGGGTCGCGGGTCGCGCCCTCGGCGCCGCAGTTCCAGGACCGGTTGTGGCTCTCGCCGTCCCGGTTGCCCTCGCCGTTGGCCTCATTGTGCTTGTCGTTGTAGGAGACGAGGTCGCGCAGGGTGAAACCGTCGTGCGCGGTCACGAAGTTGACACTGGCACGCGGGCGGCGCCGGCTGTGCGCGTACAGGTCGGCGGAGCCGGTCAGCCGGGAGGCGAACTCGCCGAGCGAACCGGGCTCGGCGCGCCAGAAGTCCCGTACGGCGTCCCGGTACCTGCCGTTCCACTCCGACCACAGCGGCGGGAAGTTGCCCACCTGGTAGCCGCCCTCGCCGACGTCCCACGGCTCGGCGATCAGCTTGACGCGGCTGATCACGGGGTCCTGCTGGATCAGGTCGAAGAACGCCGAGAGCCGGTCCACCTCGTGGAACTGTCGGGCCAGCGTGGCCGCGAGGTCGAAGCGGAAACCGTCGACGTGCATCTCGGTGACCCAGTAGCGCAGCGAGTCCATGATCAGCTGGAGCACATAGGGGTGGCGCATCAGCAGGCTGTTGCCGGTGCCGGTGGTGTCGTAGTAGTGCGCCCAGTCGCCGTCCACCAGGCGGTAGTACGAGGCGTTGTCGATGCCGCGGAAGGACAGGGTCGGGCCGCGCTCGTTGCCCTCGGCGGTGTGGTTGTAGACCACGTCCAGGATCACTTCGAGGCCGGCCGCGTGCAGCGCCTTCACCATCGCCTTGAACTCGTTGACCTGCTGGCCGCGGGTGCCGTGGGCGGCGTAGGCGTTGTGCGGGGCGAAGAAGCCGATCGTGTTGTAGCCCCAGTAGTTGGACAGGCCGCGGTCGAGGAGGACGCCGTCCTGGACGTACTGGTGCACCGGCATCAGCTCGATGGCGGTCACACCGAGGGAGGTGAGGTGCTCGACGATCGCGGGGTGCGCCAGCCCTGCGTAGGTGCCGCGCAGCTCCGGCGGGATGTCGGGGTGCTTGCGGGTCAGGCCCCGTACGTGCGCCTCGTAGATGACGGTGTCGGCGTACGGTCGTCCGGGCGGGCGGTCGTCGCCCCAGTCGAAGTACGGCTCGGTCACTACGCCGAGCATGGTGTGCCCGGCGCTGTCCGCCGGGGAGGGGCCGCCCGGGGTGCGCTCGAAGAGGGAGGCGTGGTTGTCGACCTGGCCGTCGACGGCCCGGCTGTACGGGTCGAGCAGCAGCTTCGCCGGATTGCACCGGTGGCCGAGGCCCGGGTCCCAGGGGCCGTGCACCCGATAGCCGTAGCGCTGTCCCGGGCCGACGCCGGGCAGATAGCCGTGCCACACGAAGCCGTCGACCTCGGTCAGCGGGACCACGCCGTGCCGGCCCCGGTCGTCGACGAGGACGAGCTCGACACGCTCGGCGACCTCGCTGAACAGGGCGAAGTTGGTGCCCTGGCCGTCGAAGGCGGCGCCCAACGGGTAGGGGTGCCCGCTCCACGCGGGCACCCCTTTGCTGCGCTTTCGCGCTGTCACAGGGCCTCCTGGAGGACGCCGTCCCGGGTACCCGCCGCGTCGGCGACGGCCGTGGCCGGCGCCTCCCGTGGCACCTGAAGCGCCTCCCGCAGGTTGGGCGCGGGCGCGGGCGGCACGAGCGGGGCGCGTTCGCCGGCGCGGGCGCGCTGCGAGAACCAGATGACCTTGCTGCCGGACTCGGTGGCGCAGCAGCCCCATCCGTCGCTCATCGCGGCGAGGTGCTGAAGGCAGGCGCGCAGCTCGTGGTCCGGGCGCAGGGCGCGGTCGTTGTCACCGATGGCGGTGATGAGGTGCTGGCCGTTCCACCACATCTCGATCGAGGTGTTCTTGTCCGTGGCGTGCTCGTCGATGGCCCGCAGCAGCATCTCCGTGCCGTGTCGGACGGGTTCGACGAGGGTCTCCAGGTCCCAGTACCTGAGGTGAGCGGCCAGAATTCGGCTGACCTGACCCACCCGTTCGGGGCTGACTTCCACATCGAGGTGGTAGTAGCAGGGCACTGCGGTCTTCACCGTCGTTACCTCCTCACCGCGAAAGCTCCCGCTCTCCTCGCCCCTGCGGGACGGGCCCCGAGCACGGAGCGTGAGCGCCGATCGCTTCTGAGTCACTCCAGGGTGGGGGTGGTGCGCCATTCGTGCAACAGGAGGACACATCTGAGGTGGTTGAAGATCCAACAGGACGGAGAGTCGCCGACCGTGCACCATGTGTGAAGACCTCGATGCCCGTAACGGAACCCGTGCGTGTGCGCGCACGGGTTCCGCCCGACGGTCGGGAGACGCGTCATCGAGCCCGGAAGGTGAGCGGGGCCATGCTGCTACCGGCCAAAGCCGAAGTCGCCCGGCAACTGCGGCGATACCGGGCCTGGGAACGAGCCATGCTCGCGGCCCCGGCCGACCTCACGGTGCGCGCCACCTTCGAGGACACCGGCTACACCCTCTGTGTGCTGATGGGAAAGCGCTGCGCCCGTGAGGCCGCGGACGCCGCGGAGCGCTTTCTGCGCATCACTCCGGCCGCCTATCTGCAGGAGCAGGACGAACGGCCCCGCACGGCGAGCGTCTCCGCCCGCAGAGGGCCGCCGAGGTCGCGGCGGCGACGTTTCCATGCCGGGAGGTAGGCGGCTTCCGGCGCAGATCGAATCCCCGGCCGGGCCCCGTGCCCGGCCTCGAGCACGGTGGAGGTGAGCCATGGGCAGGACCAAGAGCAGGGCCGGTGCCGGCGCCGGGACCATCGGGCGCATCCCGGTACGGGACGTACAGCCGGCCGTGGAGTGCGGCAGGCATCCGGCGAAGGCCGTCACGGGTGAGACCTTCGAGGTCACCGCCACGGTGTTCCGTGAAGGCCACGACGCCGTGGCCGCCAATGTCGTGCTGACCGACCCGGACGGCCGTCCCGGCCCGTGGACGCCGATGCACGAACTGGCCCCCGGCACCGACCGCTGGGGCGCCAAGGTGACTCCGTCCGCGGTGGGCCGCTGGACGTTCCATGTGGAGGCCTGGAGCGACCCGGTGGCCACGTGGCGGCGCACCGCCCGCATCAAGGTCCCGGCCGGGATCGACGTCGGCCTGGTCCTGGAGGAGGGCGGCGAACTGTACGAGCGGGCCGCCGCCGGAGTGCCCGACGAGACGGAGCGGGCGACCCTGCTGGCCGCCTCGGAGGCGCTGCGGGACGACTCGCTGCCGCCGGTGTCACGGCTGGCGGCGGCGTTCGCGGCGAACGTCGACGCGGTGTTGGGGAGGTATCCGCTGCGGGATCTGGTCACCGCGTCGGATCCGCTGCCGCTGCTGGTGGAACGCGAACGGGCCCTGTACGGCTCCTGGTACGAGTTCTTCCCCCGCTCCGAGGGCACCCCCGAACACCCCCACGGCACCTTCACCACCGCCGCCCGCCGACTGCCCGCCATCGCCGCCATGGGCTTCGACGTCGTCTACCTGCCGCCGATCCACCCGATCGGTACCACCTTCCGCAAGGGCCCCAACAACACCCTCTCCGCCGGCCCCGACGACGTCGGCGTGCCCTGGGCGATCGGCTCCCCCGAGGGCGGCCACGACGCGATCCACCCCGGTCTCGGCACGATCGAGGACTTCGACCGGTTCGTGGCGCGGGCGGGTGAGCTGGGCCTGGAGGTGGCCCTGGACTTCGCCCTGCAGTGCTCGCCGGATCACCCCTGGGTGGACAAGCACCCCGAGTGGTTCCACCACCGCCCCGACGGCACCATCGCCTACGCGGAGAACCCGCCGAAGAAGTACCAGGACATCTATCCCATCGCCTTCGACGCGGACCTGGACGGCCTGATCGCCGAGACCCTGCGGGTGCTGCGGCACTGGATGGCCCACGGGGTGCGCATCTTCCGCGTCGACAACCCGCACACCAAACCGGTGCTGTTCTGGCAGCGGGTGATCGCGGACATCAACCGCACCGACCCGGACGTGATCTTCCTGGCCGAGGCGTTCACCCGCCCCGCGATGATGCACACCCTGGCCCAGACCGGCTTCCAGCAGTCCTACACCTACTTCACCTGGCGCAACACCAAACAGGAACTGACCGAGTACCTGACCGAGCTGTCGGGGGAGGCGGCGGCCTACATGCGGCCGAACTTCTTCGCCAACACCCCCGACATCCTGCACGAGTTCCTGCAGACCGGCGGCCGGCCCGCCTTCGAGGTCCGCGCCGTCCTGGCCGCCACCCTCTCCCCCACCTGGGGCATCTACAGCGGCTACGAACTGTGCGAGAACACCCCCCTGCGCCCCGGCAGCGAGGAATACCTCGACTCCGAGAAGTACCAGCTGCGCCCCCGCGACTGGGACACCGCCGAACGCGAGGGCCGCACCATCACCCCCCTGCTCACCCGCCTCAACGCCATCCGCAGGTGCCACCCGGCCCTGCATCGGCTCAGGAACCTCCGCTTCCACCGGACCGACAACGACGCGCTGATCGCGTACAGCAAACGCACTGGTCCGGACACGGTTCTGGTGGTCGCCAACCTTGATCCCCACCACACCCAGGAGGCCACGGTCTCGTTGGACATGCCGCAACTCGGCCTGGACTGGGACGCCTCTCTGTCCGTGCACGACGAACTGACGGGTGAGATCTACCGCTGGGGCAGGACCAACTACGTACGTCTCGAGCCCGGCCGGGCGCCCGCGCACGTGTTCCACGTCCAGGCATCGCCATCGCAGATCGGAGGGTCCTGAGCGTCATGACCGTCAACGAACCCGTGCTCGACACGTTCGAGGACACTCCTGCCAAGGATCGTGACCCCGACTGGTTCAAACGTGCCGTCTTCTACGAGGTCCTGGTCCGCTCCTTCCAGGACAGCAACGGCGACGGCGTCGGCGACCTCAAAGGCCTGACCGCCAAACTCGACTACCTGCAATGGCTCGGCGTCGACTGCCTGTGGCTGCCGCCCTTCTTCAAATCGCCGCTCCGGGACGGCGGCTACGACGTCTCCGACTACACCTCGGTCCTGCCCGAATTCGGCGACCTCGCCGACTTCGTTGAATTCGCCGATGCCGCCCATCAGCGCGGTATGCGCGTCATCATCGACTTCGTCATGAACCACACCAGCGACCAGCACCCGTGGTTCCAGGAGTCGAGAAAGGACCCCGACGGGCCCTACGGCGACTACTACGTATGGGCCGACGACGACAAGGCCTACGCCGACGCCCGGATCATCTTCGTCGACACCGAGCCCTCCAACTGGACGTACGACCCGGTCCGGGGGCAGTACTACTTCCACCGGTTCTTCTCCCACCAGCCGGATCTCAACTACGAGAACCCGGCCGTGCAGGAGGAGATCCTGGCCGCCCTGCGCTTCTGGCTGGATCTGGGCATCGACGGCTTCCGGCTCGACGCAGTGCCCTATCTGTACGCCGAGGAAGGCACGAACTGCGAGAACCTTCCCGCGACGCACGAATTCCTCAAGCGCGTCCGCCGTGAGATCGACGCGATGTATCCGGACACGGTGCTGCTGGCGGAGGCGAACCAGTGGCCGGAGGACGTCGTCGACTACTTCGGCGACTACCGCAGCGGCGGCGACGAGTGCCATATGGCGTTCCACTTCCCCGTGATGCCGCGGATCTTCATGGCCGTGCGGCGGGAATCCCGCTATCCCGTCTCCGAAATCCTCGCCAAGACGCCGGCCATTCCCTCCGGCTGCCAGTGGGGCATCTTCCTGCGCAACCACGACGAGCTGACCCTGGAAATGGTCACCGACGAGGAACGCGACTACATGTGGGCGGAATACGCCAAGGACCCCCGCATGCGCGCCAACATCGGCATCCGCAGGCGCCTCGCCCCCCTGCTCGACAACGACCGTCATTCCATCGAACTCTTCACCGCCCTGCTGCTCTCCCTGCCGGGCAGCCCGATCCTCTACTACGGCGACGAGATCGGCATGGGCGACAACATCTGGCTCGGCGACCGCGACGCCGTCCGCACCCCCATGCAGTGGACGCCGGACCGCAACGCCGGCTTCTCCACCTGCGACCCCGGACGGCTCTGCCTGCCGACCATCATGGACCCGGTCTACGGCTACCAGGTGACGAACGTCGAGGCGTCCATGGCCTCGCCGTCCTCCCTGCTGCACTGGACCCGGCGCATGATCGAGATCCGCAAGCAGAACCCCGCCTTCGGACTCGGCACCTACACCGAGCTGCAATCCTCCAACCCCGCCGTGCTCGCCTTCCTGCGCGAGTACGAGGACGACCTGGTGCTGTGCGTGCACAACTTCGCACGCTTCGCGCAGCCGACCGAGCTCGACCTGCGTGAGTTCAGCGGACGCCATCCGGTCGAGCTGTTCGGCGGGGTGCGTTTCCCGGCCATCGGCGAACTGCCGTATCTGCTGACCCTCGGGGGCCACGGCTTCTACTGGTTCCGGCTCACCCGAGTCGCATCCCGCATCGGCAGACGACTTTGAGCGTGAGCTTCGAGCGTGTGCCGAGGAAAGGACGCGTCACCATGCAGAAGACCGCATATCCCCGACCCACCCGTACGGTCGACGCCAGCCCCATGGCCTCGCTGGCCGGGCTGCTGCGCGAGTGGCTGCCGCGGCAGCGCTGGTTCGCGGGCAAGGACCGGCCCGTCACCGACCTCGCGCTGCTGTCGATGACGGAGCTGTTCCCGGGCTGTCTGCATCTGCTGGTGCACGCCGGCCACTCGGCGGTGCCCGCACCGGGCGGCGCTCCCCCGGCCGGTGACTGCTACCAGCTGCTGCTGGGCGTGCGGCAGCACCTGTCGCCGCGGCTCGGCCGGGCGCTCATCGGCCGTGCGGAGGAGGGGCCGCTGGCCGGTCTGACGGTGTTCGACGCGCTGCAGGACCCCCGTTCGGCCCAGCTGCTCCTGGACCGGCTGCGTCACCCCGGCACGGCGGGCCCGCTGCGCTTCGAGGCGGACTCCTCCGTGTCGCTGCCGGCCGGCCTTGTGCCCCGGCTGCTGGACGCCGAGCAGTCCAACTCCTCGCTGGTGTACGGCGACGCGTTCATCCTGAAGCTGTTCCGGCGCATCCAGCCGGGCGTCAATCCCGACCTGGAGCTGTCCGGCGCGCTCGCCGGGCAGGGCTGCGGCCGGGTGCCGGCCCCGGTGGCCTGGTTCCGTACGACGCACCCGTGGGAGGCGACGCTGGGCGTGCTCCAGCCGTTCCTGCGGGACGCCTCCGACGGCTGGACCCTGGCGCTGGACGCGCTGGCCTCGGGCGACGACTTCACCGCCGAGGCCCGTGAGATGGGGCAGGCGACGGCGGAGGTGCATCTGGCGCTGGCGGCGGCCTTCCCCTCCCGGGCCCACGCCGAGAACGGCCGTACGGCGGCGGAGATGACCGAACGCCTCGAGCTCGCCGCGCACTTCGTCCCCGCGCTGCGGCCCCATGTCCCCGGTCTGCGCACCGCCTTCGGTGCGCTGGCCGCCTGCGCCCCCGGCCCGTCCGCCCAGCGCATCCACGGCGACCTGCACCTGGGGCAGGTGCTGCGGGCCGGCCGGGAGTGGTTCGTCATCGACTTCGAGGGCGAACCGTCCCGCCCGCTCGCCGAGCGGCGCGGCGTCCACTCCCCCGTGCGGGACATCGCCGGCATGCTGCGCTCCTTCGACTACGCCGCCCGGCAGCGCCGCCCGTGGCGTCCGGAGTGGGCGCGCCGCTGCCGGGAGGCCTACTGCGCGGGCTATGCCACCCGCGCCGGGTGGGACCCCCGCAAGAAGCACGGGCTGCTCCGTGCCTATGAGACCGACCGCGCCGTGTACGAGGTGCTGTACGAGGCCCGGCACCGACCCGACTGGTTGCCCGTACCGATGGCGGCGATCGAACGCCTCGCCGTGAGAGGAGCCTGACCCCATGGCCCTGCACGAGACCTCGCGCCCCGAGTCCGCCGGACCGGACCGGCACAGCACCGCGCCGCCCCTCGATCCGGCCGACCGTGATCGCCTGCTGTCGGGTGCCCACCACGATCCGCACGCGCTGCTCGGGGCGCACCCGGTCCCGGGCGGGATCGCCTTCCGGGCGCTGCGCCCGTTCGCGCGGGCGGTGGGCGTCGTGGTGGACGGCGAGCGCACCGCGCTGGTCTCGGAGGGCGGCGGCCTCTTCTCGGCCGTACTGCCGCTGGACGCGATCCCCGCGTACACGCTGCTGGTGTCGTACGCGGAGGACGGATCCGACGAGCGCGAGGTGCACGACCCGTACCGCTTCCTGCCCGCCCTCGGCGAACTCGACCTGCATCTGATCCGCGAGGGCCGGCACGAGGAGCTGTGGAAGGCGCTCGGCGCCGAGCCGATGACACACCAGGGCGTGCGGGGCACCCGGTTCACCGTATGGGCGCCGAACGCCCGGGGTGTGCGGGTCGCCGGGGACTTCACCTGCTGGGACGGGACGGCGTTCCCGATGCGCTCGCTCGGCGCGTCCGGGGTGTGGGAGCTGTTCCTGCCGGGCATCGGCGAGGGCACCCGGTACAAGTTCGAGATCACCTCCCGCCACGGTCACCGCTTCCTCAAGGCCGACCCGATGGCGCGCCGTGCCGAGGTCCCGCCGGACACGGCGTCGATCGTGCACGCCTCGCACTACGAGTGGGGCGACGGGGAGTGGATGGCGCACCGGGGCGATGTCCCCGTGCACCAGGCCCCCTTCTCGGTGTACGAGGTCCATCTGCCGTCCTGGCGGCCGGGGCTGACGTACCGCCGGCTGGCCGAGGAACTGCCGGCGTACGTCAAGGACCTGGGCTTCACCCATGTGGAGTTCATGCCGGTCGCGCAGCATCCCTTCGCGGGGTCCTGGGGCTATCAGGTCACCGGCTTCTACGCGCCCACGGCCCGCCTCGGCACACCCGACGACTTCAAGCACCTGGTCGACGCGCTGCACCGGGCCGGCGTCGGGGTGATCGTGGACTGGGTGCCGGCCCACTTCCCCAAGGACGACTGGGCACTGGCCCGGTTCGACGGGGACCCGCTGTACGAGCCCGGGGACGCGCGGCGGGCGGAGCATCCGGACTGGGGGACGTTCGAGTTCGACTACGGGCGCACCGAGGTGCGCAACTTCCTCGTCGCCAACGCGACGTACTGGTGCGAGGAGTTCCACATCGACGGGCTGCGGGTGGACGCCGTCGCCTCCATGCTCTACCTCGACTACTCGCGGGACCCGGGGCAGTGGTCGGCCAACGCGTTCGGCGGGCGGGAGGACCTGGCGGCGATGCGGTTCCTGCAGGAGATGAACGCGACGGTGTACCGGCGCAATCCGGGGGTCGTCACGATCGCGGAGGAGTCCACCGCCTGGGGCGGGGTCACCCGGCCGACCGACAGCGGCGGGCTGGGGTTCGGGCTGAAGTGGAACATGGGCTGGATGCACGACTCGCTCCAGTACATGGCCAAGGAGCCGGTGCACCGCAAGTACCACCACAACGAGATGACGTTCTCGATGGTGTACGCCTACAGCGAGAACTACGTCCTGCCGATCTCCCACGACGAGGTCGTGCACGGCAAGCAGGCGCTGGTGTCCAAGATGCCGGGCGACTGGTGGCAGCGCCGCGCCAACCACCGTGCGTACCTGGGCTTCATGTGGGCGCACCCGGGCAAGCAACTGCTCTTCATGGGGCAGGAGTTCGCACAAGGTGCCGAGTGGTCGGAGGCACACGGTCCGGAGTGGTGGCTGCTCGATCCCGGGTACGCGTCGGCGGGCGACCACCGGGGTGTGCGGGACCTGGTGCGGGACCTCAACTCGCGCTACGGGGCGACCCCTGCGCTGTGGGAGCGGGACACCGACCCGGGAGGCTTCCAGTGGTCGCTCGGGGACGCGGCCGACGACAACGTCTTCGCGTTCCTGCGGTACGACACCGAGGGCACCCCTCTGCTCTGTGTCTCCAACTTCTCCCCCGTAGTCCGTCAGGACTACCGCCTGTGGGTGCCGGACCACGTCACCGCCTGGCAGGAGACGCTCAACACCGACGCGGCGCGGTACGGCGGAAGCGATGTCACCAACCCCGATCCCGTCAAACCGGAGGACGGGCACCTGCGTCTGACGCTGCCTCCGCTGGCCACGTTGTGGCTGCTGCCGTACGGGATGTGACTCCCGAGTTCTCCGTTCCCGACACCATCCGGTCTCAGCTGGGCTAGATTCGGGCAGCGCCGATAACGGAACTCATCGGTGACGTCACACCCGGTACACATCTGGAGCAGCGCATGCGCGACCTCGGCCTCGCTCCCCCGACCGTCACGTCCCTGATCGGCGGGCTCGCCGACAGTGTCTTCGAGACGGCGGCCGTCCGTCCCACGCTGCCGATGCTCGCGCGCCGTCCCGACCCCTCCTCCACCACCTGGGAGGAGGTGACCGCCGTGGAACTGCGCGACGAAGTCGCCGATCTGGCCAAGGGACTGATCGCGTCCGGCATCTCGCCGGGCCACCGCGTGGCCATCATGGCGCGCACCCGGTACGAGTGGACGGTCTTCAG
It encodes:
- the treS gene encoding maltose alpha-D-glucosyltransferase, encoding MTVNEPVLDTFEDTPAKDRDPDWFKRAVFYEVLVRSFQDSNGDGVGDLKGLTAKLDYLQWLGVDCLWLPPFFKSPLRDGGYDVSDYTSVLPEFGDLADFVEFADAAHQRGMRVIIDFVMNHTSDQHPWFQESRKDPDGPYGDYYVWADDDKAYADARIIFVDTEPSNWTYDPVRGQYYFHRFFSHQPDLNYENPAVQEEILAALRFWLDLGIDGFRLDAVPYLYAEEGTNCENLPATHEFLKRVRREIDAMYPDTVLLAEANQWPEDVVDYFGDYRSGGDECHMAFHFPVMPRIFMAVRRESRYPVSEILAKTPAIPSGCQWGIFLRNHDELTLEMVTDEERDYMWAEYAKDPRMRANIGIRRRLAPLLDNDRHSIELFTALLLSLPGSPILYYGDEIGMGDNIWLGDRDAVRTPMQWTPDRNAGFSTCDPGRLCLPTIMDPVYGYQVTNVEASMASPSSLLHWTRRMIEIRKQNPAFGLGTYTELQSSNPAVLAFLREYEDDLVLCVHNFARFAQPTELDLREFSGRHPVELFGGVRFPAIGELPYLLTLGGHGFYWFRLTRVASRIGRRL
- a CDS encoding maltokinase N-terminal cap-like domain-containing protein; its protein translation is MQKTAYPRPTRTVDASPMASLAGLLREWLPRQRWFAGKDRPVTDLALLSMTELFPGCLHLLVHAGHSAVPAPGGAPPAGDCYQLLLGVRQHLSPRLGRALIGRAEEGPLAGLTVFDALQDPRSAQLLLDRLRHPGTAGPLRFEADSSVSLPAGLVPRLLDAEQSNSSLVYGDAFILKLFRRIQPGVNPDLELSGALAGQGCGRVPAPVAWFRTTHPWEATLGVLQPFLRDASDGWTLALDALASGDDFTAEAREMGQATAEVHLALAAAFPSRAHAENGRTAAEMTERLELAAHFVPALRPHVPGLRTAFGALAACAPGPSAQRIHGDLHLGQVLRAGREWFVIDFEGEPSRPLAERRGVHSPVRDIAGMLRSFDYAARQRRPWRPEWARRCREAYCAGYATRAGWDPRKKHGLLRAYETDRAVYEVLYEARHRPDWLPVPMAAIERLAVRGA
- the glgB gene encoding 1,4-alpha-glucan branching enzyme, with product MALHETSRPESAGPDRHSTAPPLDPADRDRLLSGAHHDPHALLGAHPVPGGIAFRALRPFARAVGVVVDGERTALVSEGGGLFSAVLPLDAIPAYTLLVSYAEDGSDEREVHDPYRFLPALGELDLHLIREGRHEELWKALGAEPMTHQGVRGTRFTVWAPNARGVRVAGDFTCWDGTAFPMRSLGASGVWELFLPGIGEGTRYKFEITSRHGHRFLKADPMARRAEVPPDTASIVHASHYEWGDGEWMAHRGDVPVHQAPFSVYEVHLPSWRPGLTYRRLAEELPAYVKDLGFTHVEFMPVAQHPFAGSWGYQVTGFYAPTARLGTPDDFKHLVDALHRAGVGVIVDWVPAHFPKDDWALARFDGDPLYEPGDARRAEHPDWGTFEFDYGRTEVRNFLVANATYWCEEFHIDGLRVDAVASMLYLDYSRDPGQWSANAFGGREDLAAMRFLQEMNATVYRRNPGVVTIAEESTAWGGVTRPTDSGGLGFGLKWNMGWMHDSLQYMAKEPVHRKYHHNEMTFSMVYAYSENYVLPISHDEVVHGKQALVSKMPGDWWQRRANHRAYLGFMWAHPGKQLLFMGQEFAQGAEWSEAHGPEWWLLDPGYASAGDHRGVRDLVRDLNSRYGATPALWERDTDPGGFQWSLGDAADDNVFAFLRYDTEGTPLLCVSNFSPVVRQDYRLWVPDHVTAWQETLNTDAARYGGSDVTNPDPVKPEDGHLRLTLPPLATLWLLPYGM